The DNA segment GTTTAAAATTTCAGCCCTTTTATCTTTTATCCTAGCTAAAAACTGCTCTTTATTCTCGCCTAAATTTGAGCTAATGCCAAAAAGCGTATAAACATAAAACCCTTCATTTTGATAGATAAAATCCTTTAAATCACTCTGTAAATTTTTTGTATTTTTAAGACGTAAAATTTCACTTGGCAATTGCGTAAATGTCGCATTTTCTGGCATTTGATTAAAATTTAAAGCTAAATTTTACTAGCATTTTGCCAGCTAAAATTTTCAACCGCCTCGCCAATAAAACTAATGTCTAAAATAGTATCAATATTTAATTTTAAATCATAAAATCTGACCTTTGCCGTGCCTAAAAAATAGGCATTTAAATCCGTATTTTTACTTGCATAAAGCTGTTTTATCTCGTTTGACAAAAGTGGTTTTTGTGAAATTTGTGTAGATTTTGGCGTAAAATTTTGACGTTTTTGGCTCATCAAATTTGAAATTTCATCAGTCGTTAATGGACCTTTTAGATAGCTTAGGGCGTAGCGAGTTTTTATCGCCATTTAGTCCGCTAATGATTCGCTCTTTATCCTGAGTGGTTAAGAGTCTGCCGATAAACCAAGTACCGATATTGCCAAGCCCTTTATAATCTAAATCTACTGGATTTTGTGTGCTTAAAACACCGCCCTAAGCTCATCTGTGCCTTCTGTCGTCCTTAACCAAGCGATAATTTCATTTAATAAAAACGTAACAAAAAACATACGCTCGTTATCATTTAGGTGCGATATGCTAAAAATGTTGCATTTTGCCTTTTTGCCGTTAAAAAGCATATTTTTTATATCAAGTCGTTCGCCGTTTGTATAGGCTTTAAAATTCGCACTTGCAATGAGTGAGTTTAATTTGACGCTAAGCTTAAAACGCTCATTTGCTGGATAAAATTTCTCAATCTCAAAGACGCCAATTTGGCTAAATGGTGGCTCATTTAGAGTTAAAATCAGCTCATTTAGAGTTAAAATTTTACCTTGTTTAAAAGTGCTTATTAAAATTTCATTTATTAAAATATACTCTTTTGATGTATCGTCATTTTGAAGTGAAACTAGCGACAAAATAGAACTTGTAAGCGAATTTATGTAGTTTATCATTGCTTCATCGTCTAAATTTTGCGGTAACGTAAAGTCGCCTAAAAGTGCTACACCAACCCCACTGCTGCTTTTTGGTGTATAAATCGTAAAATCCACGCTATCTTTAAACTCACTAACTCGCGCTAAACTACCAAAACTATTTTCAAGTCCGATTTTTAGACTATTTGCTAAATTTTCTGCCGTGTCTTTATCTTTTGCGTAAGGCAAAAATTCATCAGCATTTTTAAGCGACAAACAAAGATTAGCCATATCACCTTTTGGATCAATGACAAAGCTTGGGATATTTTTTAAACAAATCTCTTCAAGTAGCGTAACACCAAGTCCGGTTTTGCCTGAACCTGTCATACCGACAATGAGTGCGTGAGTGTTTAAATCGCTACTTTTATAAAAAAATGGCTCGTTATCTTTAATGCCAAGCAGAAATTTATCACTCATTGATAGTGGCTTTGAAGCTCATTTAGCTCATTTATCGTATCTCAACCCTTTTATCTATGAATTTATCAAGCTCAGGCGTGATTTGATTGTGATTTTGCATACAATAACGCATAAATCCGTTGTAATTTATCTGCACGACAAGCGTTAAATCAAGTGTAGTCGTAACACAGCTATCCTCGCTCACACATAGTTTTTTCGTGTGGATGAAATTTCACATCCTCTTGACTTAATACACTAAGTCCGCCCTTTGAAATATCATAAAGATTACCTAAAAGTTCGGTATTTTCGCCTTTTAGTTTAACTCTTGTAAATTTATTTGGATGCACCCTTTGGTGCTTTCTAAGGCTAGCACTCATCTTTTCAACACGCTTAAAATTCGTGAGCGTAATCGTCTTTGAAGTTAGATTAAAATCGCTAATATCAGCCTTTATGTGCTTTAAAAAATAATCATTTTTTAAAATATAAGCATTACCTTCTTGCTTCATAGCTAAAATTTGATTTAGCGTCGTTTGAAGCGTTACACTATCTTCGCCGATATTTAAAATCGTGCCGTCATTTTGGATATTTACGCCATCATAAAGATTTAAAAACGTAACACTTTTTTCTAAATCTTTTATCTTTTTAAAGGTGTTAATTGGGTGTTCAAAAAACATATCATTGTTTAAATTTAGCACCGAAGGCTAAGCTGAAACTACCTTTCTAGCCTTTAAATCCTTAATAATAAACTCAATCCTAGAAATAAGCTGCGTAAGACCAAACTCACTCTTTTTTGCGTATTGAATAAGAAAATTTAAAAAACGTGTTCTGGTAGCCTAGAAACGCCGTTTGCCTTTATTACAAGTGCCTCAAAATCATCTTTGAGTTTTAAATTATCAAGCTCATCGCTAACTAAGGCTAAGTAAATATCCTTTAAAAACATAGTCACATCATCGCTATCAAGCTCAATCAGAAGCGTTGCTTGAAGCTGGATTATAATACCCCTCTAAACTCCTTTACAAGGCTTAAACTAGCCTCTATCTCGGCACGTTTTGCCATCACACTTTCGATATTTGCACCTACACTTACTCCTAAATTTTGACCAAGCAAATAAAGCTGAGCGAAATTCTCAACGCAAATTTTTGACGACTCAGCCAAAATATCACTGCTTTTTAAAAGGCGTTCCTCTACGTTTTGTGGCACATTTATGCCAAGCCACTTTATAAATTCAAGCGTTTTTGGCGTCCCACAAGTCGTAAATGTAAAGATGATTGGCACATTTAAATTTGCCCTTGCCACGGCATTTAAAAGCTCTTTGGCTAAAGGCAGATCAAATACCGCCTGCGAGATGAAAAATTTCGCGCCAAGCGATACTTTGTGAGCCATTCTTTGCTCCTCATCGCCTTTTTTGGCGTGTCTTTCGGCTATACAAATACCGCCTACACAAAGGTTTTTAAACTCATCTCGTGCTATCTCATAAGCCCTATTTAGGCTCATTTTTGGCTCTATCTTACTCGAGGCGGCTCCTACAAATACGCTTAGATTGGCACTTTGATGAGCCAAAATTTCACGGAATTTCTGCTCATCATATTTGTTTGCCACGTTGTAAAAAATACTTGGCGTTTTTACATTTAGATAGTCGTTGTAGTAGTTATTTGGGCTTAGGGTGTCGCTAAACTCAAACGTCCGCTCACCCATTCTAGCACTCTCATCTTGTATCTCATAAAGCACCAAGCCATCGGCATTTACGCTATTTATACGCTCCGTCCAGCGAGATGAAATTTCACGAAGCTTTTGCTCGTCAAACTCCGCTTTTGGCGGTGTAAGTCCGTAAAGTAAAATTCCAGCTTTATTATTTTTTAAATTCCCTTTTAGCATCGCGCCTATTTTTCTGCAAAGTCGGCGGTTAGCATTATGCCTATCGTCTTTGGTCCAGACATACAAACAAATTTATCTTTTAAAAGTTCTTTGTTGCCACGCCAGTTACTTGATATATTAACAACATCAGCCTTATGCTTTATAGCAGACTTGACATATTTACGAATAATTTCAATAAACGCTTCCGTACAAGCATCTTTTATAAATTCTACACTAGATGTAGTTACGTATTTTTGAACCTTAATATTTGCCTTTTTGATGGTTTTATTTTGATCATTTGAACCAAATTCAAGTCTTACTCTGTCAAAACCTTTGATATTTTGTTTAGCATATTCAGAACCTAAAATTTCATTAACATCATAGACATTTCTTTGTTGAAGTGCACCTTTGTTTAAAGGTATTGAACTACGACCACAACCTACAAAAAATAGTACCAATAAAATAAATAATAAAAGCTTTTTCATCATCAACGCCTTTTAAATTTTTAAGAATTTCTTACGATTTTAACAGCTTGTGTCATATTTACTAGACTTGGCTTAACCTCTTCCCATTTGCGAGTTTTAAGACCACAATCTGGATTTATCCAAAGCTGCTCTTTTGGCAGAACTTCAAGCAGTGCTTTTATCTGTGTTACTAGCTCATCAACGCTTGGTACACGTGGGCTGTGGATATCATAAACGCCCGGCCCTACCTCTTGCTTGTAGCCAACTGATTTGAAAATTTTAAGTAGCTCATTGCCACTTCTAGCCGTTTCAATAGAGATAACATCAGCATCCATTGCTTCAATGGTTTTAATTATATCGTTAAA comes from the Campylobacter mucosalis genome and includes:
- a CDS encoding methylenetetrahydrofolate reductase — encoded protein: MLKGNLKNNKAGILLYGLTPPKAEFDEQKLREISSRWTERINSVNADGLVLYEIQDESARMGERTFEFSDTLSPNNYYNDYLNVKTPSIFYNVANKYDEQKFREILAHQSANLSVFVGAASSKIEPKMSLNRAYEIARDEFKNLCVGGICIAERHAKKGDEEQRMAHKVSLGAKFFISQAVFDLPLAKELLNAVARANLNVPIIFTFTTCGTPKTLEFIKWLGINVPQNVEERLLKSSDILAESSKICVENFAQLYLLGQNLGVSVGANIESVMAKRAEIEASLSLVKEFRGVL
- a CDS encoding helicase HerA domain-containing protein, with amino-acid sequence MSDKFLLGIKDNEPFFYKSSDLNTHALIVGMTGSGKTGLGVTLLEEICLKNIPSFVIDPKGDMANLCLSLKNADEFLPYAKDKDTAENLANSLKIGLENSFGSLARVSEFKDSVDFTIYTPKSSSGVGVALLGDFTLPQNLDDEAMINYINSLTSSILSLVSLQNDDTSKEYILINEILISTFKQGKILTLNELILTLNEPPFSQIGVFEIEKFYPANERFKLSVKLNSLIASANFKAYTNGERLDIKNMLFNGKKAKCNIFSISHLNDNERMFFVTFLLNEIIAWLRTTEGTDELRAVF